In Geobacter sp., the genomic stretch AACGCCGGCTGCAACCGGAATCCCCATGATGTTGTAAAAGAGCGCCCAGAAGAGGTTCTGCTTGATCTTGGCCAGGGTCGCCCGACCCAGGCGGACCGCCCGCACCACGTCGTAGGGATCGCTCTTCACCAGGATCACATCCCCGGTCTCCTTTGCCACGTCCGCCCCGCCGCCGATGGCGATGCCGACGTCGGCCTGGGCAAGGGCCGGCGCATCGTTGATCCCGTCCCCCACCATTCCGACGACCCGCCCCTGCTGCTGGTATTCCTTCACCACCTGCTGCTTCCGTTCGGGAAGCACGCCTGCCTCGAAGCGGTCGACCCCGGCTTCGCGGGCAATGGCCGCCGCCACCAGCGGGTTGTCGCCGGTAATCATGCAGGTCTCGATCCCCAGGGCCTTGAGGGCGGCAATGGTCTGCCGGGCATTCTCCTTGAGCGGGTCGCTGAAGGATGCCAGCCCCAGAACCCTGTCATTGGCGGCAACATAAATCAGCGACTGGCCTTGGCCCGCAAGACGCTCGGCATCTGCGGCCAGCGGAGACAGGTCCATCCCGGCATCCCTGATGAAGCGCTCGCTCCCGGCCAGGAGCTGTTCGCCCTGGAGGTTGCAGGAAACCCCGTAACCGCTTCTCTCCCGGTAGTCCGATACCGGACCGGCAGAGATACCCCGCTGCGCGGCCCCGGCCACAGCGGCACGGGCAAGGGGATGATTAGAAGAGCCTTCCGCTGCGGCAAGCGCCATGAGCAGTTGATATTCGTCGGCCGGCGCCAGCGGCACGAGCGCGGCAAGCGTCGGCTCTCCCCTGGTCAGGGTGCCGGTCTTGTCCAGGAGCGCCACCTGCAACCCGGCGATCCGCTCCAGGGCAGAGCCCCGCTTGATCAGGATGCCGCGGGCGAGCCCCACCCCGCTGCCGACCATGATTGCCGTGGGCGTGGCAAGCCCCATGGCGCACGGGCAGGCAATGACCACCACGGCGATGGCCAGCTTGAAGGCGAAGAGGAATTCCTGGTGCAGTGCGCCGTACCAGACCATGAAGGTGACGAGCGCCAACAGGAGGACCACCGGCACGAAAATGCCCGAGACCCGGTCGGCAAAGCGCTGGATCGGCGCCTTGTCGCTCTGGGCCTCCCGCACCATCCGGACGATCTGGGAGAGGAGCGTCGCCTCCCCTACCCTGGTCGCCCGGACCGTCAGCACGCCGGTCCGGTTGATGGTGGCACCGGTGACCATCCCCCCCGGCTCCTTCAGGATCGGGAGCGATTCCCCGGTCACCATCGCCTCGTCCACGGTGGAGGAGCCCTCCAGCACCTCACCGTCCACCGGGATCGTCTCACCGGGGCGTACCAGCACCAGGTCGCCGACCCGGACCAGGGAGGCGGCGATGTCGCGCTCTTCGCCGTCGACCACCAGCCGTGCCCGGTCCGCCTGCAAGCGGAGGAGCTTCCTGAGCGCCTCCCCGGCCTTGCCCCGTGCGCGCGCCTCCAGGTACTTGCCGAGCCGGATAAAGGCGATCAGCATGGCCGAGGTCTCGAAGAAGACCTCGCCATGACCGCCAGCCTCTCCGAGAAAGGCCCAGAGGGAATAGCCGTAGGCCGCCGAGGTTCCCAGGGCCACCAGCACATCCATGTTGGCGCTCCGGTTTTTCAGGGCGTACCAGGAGCCGCGGTAGAAGGTGAGCCCGGCACTGAACTGCACCGCAGTGGCCAGGCAGAGGTTCATCCACCCCACCGCGCGGTTGCCGTGGAGCAGCATGGTGGCCATGATGGGGAGTGCGGCGCAGAGGCTGAAGACGAACCAGGCCCTCTCCCGCGCAAACCGCTTCGCCTCGTCGGCAGCGGCATCCTCCGCCACCGGCTGGTACCCTGCGGCCGTCACCAGGGCAAAGATGCCGGCTTGGCCCAGTTGCGCCGGGTCGTAGCGGACAAAGGCCTCTTCCTGGGAGAGATTGACCACGGCAGCGCTCACTGCCGGGTGCTCCGAGAGCTTTTTCTCCAGGGTGGCCACGCAGGAGGCGCAATGAAGCCCCCTGACGCCGAAACGGAGCTCGCCGTCGCCGGCCAGCTCCTTGCACCCGTAACCGAGCTGTCGGACCAGTTCGGCGATTGCCTGAGCCGTGACGCGCTGATCGTCGAATTCGACGCTCAGCTCTTCCAGCGGGAAATTCACCGTGGCCCGCTCGACGCCGGGAAGCTCCGCCAGCGACTTCTCGATCCGCGCCGCACAATTGACGCACGACATGCCGCTGACCCTAAATCTGGCCTGTCCCGCCATCGTCCCCTCCCAGCATGAGTCCATGGATATCTTCGCTGCAGATCTGCACCACTGCGGTGAGCGGCACTGCCAGCACCACCCCCCAGAAGCCCATGATCTCCCCCAGTGCCATCAGGGCGAAGATCACCGCCAGCGGGTTGAGCTGCAGGGCGCTGCGCATGAGCAGCGGTTTGATCAGGGTCCCCTCGACCACCGTATTGATGATGAAATAGACCGCGCAGACCTTGGGAATGATCATCAGGTCGCCCCCCTTCAGGTATCCGATGAGCGCCGGCGGGATGACCGCCAGCATCGCCCCGAAAAACGGGATGATGGTGGCAAACCCAGCGATCATGCCGTTCAGGATCGGGAATTCGATTCCCATGAGGTAGAGCGACAGGGAGCAGAGGATGCCGACCAGGAAGCAGTCGATGAACATGGCGTAGAGAAAGCGCTCCAGAGTGCGGTTGATCCGGTTCCCAAGCGTGGTGATCTCGTCGCGGTACCCCTCCGGCACCAGCCGCATCAACCCCTTTTTGGCGACCTCCTTGTAGTAGAGCAGGAAGAAGACCAGGATCGGCGCCAGGAGCAGGTCGAACAGGGCAAAGCCCAATCCCTTCAACCGCTCGTACCCCTTGCCCGAGACATCGGTGGCAGCCTGGTTGAGAACCTCGACGGAGCGATCGACCAGCCAGGAGACATCCTCGGCGCTGTAATACCGGGAAAGCTCCCTCTGCCAGGAAACCGCGGCCTCCTGCAGGTTCTTCACATAGCCCGGCAGCGACAGGGTCAAGAGCTGTAGCTGCTGGCCCACATAGGGGATCAGGAAGAACGTCGAATAAAAGCAACCGACAACCAGAATGCCATAGAGCAGCACCAGGGAGAGGCCACGGGGAAAGCCGCGTGCTTCGAGATATTTGAGGAGCGGATTGACGAGGTAGGCGATGGCCAGAGAAGTGAGGACTGCGGAGACGGTATGGCGCAGGAACAGGCTCGCCAGGAGCAACAGCAGAAATGCGAATGCCCAGAAAGCGTATATCCTGCCGTGGGAGCCCATGGTGACCCCTCAGGGTTCCCGGAAGTCGCCGCTGCGAACGTGCTCGATGGTTATCTTCAGAGCAGCGGCAATGGGAATGGCCAGGAGTATCCCCCAGAACCCCATCAGTTCGCCCAGCGCCATGACGAAGATAATGGTGACCAGGGGGTTGAGGTTCATCGCCTCCTTGAAGACCAGCGGCTTGATCAGGTAGCCCTCGATGAAATAGATGATGGAAAAGGCGGCAATGACCTTCAACAGGGCCACGCCGCTCTGGAACTTGACATAGGCGAAGAAGAGCGGCGGTATGGTGGCAATGATCACGCCGATGAAGGGGAGGATAGAGGCAGCTCCTGCAAAGAGGCCGTTGAGAATAGCGTAGTCAACGTCCAGGATGTAGAGGGCAATCGCCGACAACACGGCAACGATGAGTGACACGATCAGCTGGCCGCGGATGTACCCCCCCACGCTCCGGTTGATCTCGTTGCCGATCTGGAGGATCAGATCCCGCCGCAAGGGGGGGAACCACCTGAGCAGCTCGCGTTTGATCGCCTCCTTGTAATAGAGCATGAAGAAGACCAGGATCGGCGCGAGCATGAGGTTGAACAGGTTGAAGGCGACCCGCGAAGCCGCGACATAGACCCCGGCACCGAATTTCCCGGTTACCTTGTCCAGGTTCCCGGAGAAGGAATCGATGAGCCACTGCCACTCTGCCGCGCCGTAGACCGGCGTGTAGCGGTGTTTGAGCTCCAGGGACATGGATTTCAGCTTCTGCAGGTAGAGGGGGAGATTGTGCAGCAGGTCCTGCCAGCGACCGGTGAGGAACGGAACCAGGAAGGCGAAAAAGAAGACCGAAAAGATCGCCAGAATGGCATAGAGGATGATGATCCCCACGATGCGCCGCTGGCCGCGCCGCTCGATCCCCACCACGATCGGGTCGAGCAGGTAGGCGAACACAAAGGAGAGGAGGAAGCACGAGAGCGTGTGCTTCATGGAATAGCCGGCGATCACCGCAAAGGCGATCCCCAGCAGTACGGCGGTCCACCTGGTTACTGCGTTGATCCCCATCATCTGCTCCCTGATGCATCATCAGCAACGGCCATGCGCCGCAGCATCACAGTATATCACTTTCGAAGATGTCGTGCTCTTCCAGCCAGCGTTTGATCCGCTCGGAGAGATGCGACTCCCGCAGGGCCTCCAGGTGATCCATCTCGTCGGGGTAGAAGGAGAGGATCTCCTCCACCTTGCCATAGGGGAGCTTGCCGGCATAGGCACGGGTGAGCATGTCGCGCAGGTGGGGGTTGTCGATCTCCTGGATGAACTGGTAGAGCAGCAGCCTCTCCTGCTCGTAATCGAAACCCGGTATCGACAGGTACTGGTCGCTGTTCTCCGCAACCTCCTGCCAGAAACCCTCGTCGTCATAATCCGCCGGCACGAGATATATCTCGCCGGAAAGCCGGTCCAGAAGGTAGACCAGTTCCGGGTCCCGGTTCTCGAAGGCATCCAGGAGCTCTTCCCAGATAATGTCCACATCACGCATCACGCCCAACGGCACTCTCTCCCGCAATGTCTCATCCGGTGTTTCCGGATGGGCACTCTTTTCTCCCCGGCCTTTACCTGCGAGGGCTTTTTCGTTATAGTGTGGCAATGCGTTCACTCTTCATCGCCGATGCCCACCTGGAGCGGGAGTCAGATCCCGCCTACCGGGCCATGCTCCGCTTCCTCGCCGAATCGCGCGGCACCACCGGGACCCTGTATATCCTGGGAGATTTCTTCGAGTTCTGGATCGGCTATCCGACCGTCCCCTTCACCCACTACCTGCCAGTGCTGGAGGCGCTACGGCAGCTTGCCGACAGCGGCACCGCAATCGTCTTCTTCGAAGGCAACCACGACTTCCACATGGGTCCCTTCTTCACCGATACCCTGCGGGCACGGGTCTTTCCGGGACCGGCCGCCATGACCCTGGACGGGCGCCGGGCCTATCTCTGCCATGGCGACCAGGTCAATGCCAAAGACATCCCCTCCCGCCTTTTGCGCGGCATCCTCCACTCACCCCTGACCCGCTGGCTCACCCACGTGGTGCCGCCGGGAGTGGCGGGAACCATTGCCGAACGGATGGGACGGTCGGGGAGACAGAATCTGCACTACAAGGGAGAAAACCCTGCCTGTCGGACGATTCTCCGGGATTTTGCCGCACAACGCTTTGCCGACGGGTACGAGCTGGTCATCACCGGCCATTTCCACCTGCCGTTCACGGAACCTGCGCCGGACGGGTCGGGAAAACTGCTGGTCTCGCTCGGTGATTGGGCCACCCGCTTGTCTTACGCGGAGATGGTGGATGGGGAGATCACGCTTCAGACCTTCCGCTGACCTCGACAGGGGCGGCAGCCAGCCCGAACAGCCGCAGGTAGTTCGCTACCCGCTCATCCAGCGTCGGTGCCGTTATCAGACCGCACAGGTCGTCGGGACGGTAGCTGGCGCAGACAGCAGGCCTCGTTGCATAGATGTCGCAGAGCCCGGTGGGGAGCAGGTGCCGACATCGCTCACCCAGTGGTTTGTCCAGAGCCGAGATATCCGGTGCCACGCAACAGGTCCCGCATTGCCGGCATGCCATCGTGCCCTCCCGTGGAACCGGGTTACTTGAAAAACGCCTCTAGCGCCTGCTCGCCCAAAAGCGAAGCCTTTATCCGCCACTTCTCGCCATTGACGATGAGGGCAGCCAGAGCTATCTGCGGGTCATCGATGGGCGCATAGGCGGCAAACCAGCTGTAATGGCCGGGCGGATCGGTCCCGTTGATGGAGCCGGTCTTGGCGGCAATATCCACGGCGGCGAGCTTCGGCCGGCCCCGACGGTCGCGGAACACCTTGCGCGACGTCCCCTGGCTCACGGTGGTGGACATCATCGTTGCCAGCTGGTCGGCGGTTTCAGGCGAAACCACGCGCCGCACCGGTTTCGCCTGGTCGCTGAAGAGGATCTTCCCCTTGCTGCCGCGGATCTCGTCTGCCAGCATCGGCTGCAGCATCATACCCTTGTTGGCGATAGCCGCCATCATCAGGGCGGCATAGAACGGTGAGATCTTCACGTCGCGACAGAGGCCGGCCCCCATCCGTTTCAGCTCGCCATCGTCCTGGGGCGTCACACTGCTGCAGGGAGTGATGGGGGTTCCGGGAAAAAGGAGCTGATTGAAGCCGAACCGCTCCATCCCCTGCATGATCCCTTCCTTCCCCACCACATCGCCGGCCAGACGGCCGAACAACGGATTCACCGACTTCCCCATGGCCATGGTCAGGCTCATCTCCTGATTGCCGCGCCGGTTCCCCACCGACCAGTAACGGGGGTTTTCGGACGTCAGCCCGCCTCGGAATGGAAGAACGGTCTGCGGGGTCACCTTCCGCTGCTCCAGGGCAGCCGAAGCCGTGATGATCTTGAAGAGCGAGGCCATGGGATAGAGGTTGTAGGGAGCCTGGGCCTGCCAGGCCGAGTCTTTCTCCGAGTGGGCGGCCAGCGCAAGGATACGGCCGCTCTTGGGCTCGACAGCCACAAAGACCCCGTATGGGACCCGATATTCAGCCATGACCGCCTTGACACGCGCCTGCAGCTCGGGGTTGATGGCATAGACCACGGTCGTGCCGTCCTGCAGCGGCGCCAGCAGCCGTTCCCCGTCAAGCTTAGCCGACGGGAGCGATTCATTGGCAAGTCGGAACGACTGTGCGAAATCCAGCTCCCCCCGGAGAGCCGTCGGACGGACAGAGCGGGCACTTACACTGGAGATGGCGTTTTTGGCCGACACCAGCAGATGAAACAGGGGATAGGCGGCAATCAGGCATGCCAGCAGCGGCAAAAGCACCTTGAGCCGGCGACGGCGCTCCGGTGTTTCAGGGGCGGGTCGCCTGAAGGCGTTCCGCGGGGCATGCTGCTTGCGCCCCAGGGGGATGATCCGCCTGAACCGTCCGGTATGTTTGGTTGTAATATGTTTTATGTCCTGCATGGGCCTAGGTGATGTGTTGCCAGCCGGTATCGACATGGGCAGGAATAACGAGCTTCAGGCTGAGCGGAAGTTGAGGCACTATATGTCATTTGACGCAGGGTTGTCAATGCTGTCGGCTCTCCAGCTCTCCTGCGCTGCCGTCAGCGGAAAGCCGGGCAAGGTCGCGCAGGGTCATGCCGGCAAGCAGCTGCCCGGTCCCCTGCTGCAGCCGCTCCATGAGCCGCGAAACCGCATCCTCCCCCTGGGCGCCGAACTCCCCGGAGCACCCCTCCCCCCCATACTCGCGCAGGGCCGCCAGGACGTCACTAACCAGGACCCGGTCGATATCTCGGCCGGGCAGATAGGTCTTCGGCTCACCGGCACCTTCGGCCAGCATACCCCGTGAAGCATAGAACGAGAGCAGCCCGCGCACGGTCCGGGCCGGTACGTCCAGCTCTTCTGCCAGCTCCTCCTCGTTCGGGGGCGGATCGCCCGCCACGAAGACCGCCGCGATCCTCCTCAAGAGCGACAGGGCAAGATACTCGTGCAGGGAATGACTGGAGCAGAGCCGCAGCCCCCCCCGCCACCCGCGCAGGGTCTGATGGGCGCAGACCACCTCGCCGCCGAAGAGGATGATAGTCCAGCTGGTGTAGACCCAGACCATGATCAGTGGGACCAGGGCCAGCGTCCCGTAGATGGCGTTGTAGCGGGCAACTCCCACCTGGAAGTGGATATAGCCCCACTGGGCAAGCTGCCAGATGGTACCGGCAAATATGCCGCCGACCAGCGCCGACCTGAACCTGACCTTGGTGTTGGGAATGAAGATGTAGAAGCAGATCAGGGCCAGCCAGACAATCAGATAGGGGATCAGCCGGAAGACAACGAGCAGGAGATCGCCCAGGAATTCGATGGAGAGGACCCAGCGGACCAGGACCTGGCTCTGCAGGCTGGTGGTGATGCTGGTGGCGGCAAGCAGCAGAAGCGGCGCCACCAGGGAGACGCTCAGATAGTCGGAAAACTTGCGATGCAGGGAACGGGTCTCGCTAACCCCCCAGATGCCGTTGAAGGCCTCTTCCATGGAGGCGAACAGGGAAACCACCGTCACGATGAGGGAAATGAGCCCGATGGCGCCCAGCGAGGTCATGTTGGTGTTGTTGATGTAGTGGATGATCTTGCTGACCGCAACCTCGGAGCCGGCTGCGACCTGGTCGAGAAGGAGCGGCTCAAGACGGTTCTGGACGCCGAACCCCTTGAGCAGCGAAAAGGCAAGGGCGAGAAACGGGACCAGGGAGAGGATGGTGGTGAAGCTTAAGGCCGATGCCTCCAGCAGACAGCGATCCGCCATGAAGTCCTTGGCAGCGACAACGAGAATCTGGATGCCTTTCAACAGCTGGCGTCTGATTCCGCTGCAGGAGGCTGGCTCGCATTCACCCAGAGGGGGCGGAAGCAGCCGCTTCAGCAAACTGCCGATCGTCTCGTGTCCGATCATGCCACCTCCCGACATCTACGAAAAAGGGGCGCACAGCCGTGCGCCCCTCCGGAACAGATTCCGTCCGCAATCATGCATCCTTGTATTTTTCCCGCTCGCGGTCCATCGCCTCTTTGCCCGCCTCGATGGCCGACGCGAGGATCGATTTTTTCTCCTGGAGGATCTCCTTGCCATCCTCTAGCGTGGTCTTGATCTTGTCCTGGGCCTCGCTGACATATTCCTTGATCTTGTCGACCGCATCCTCGGTGAGACCGGTTATCTTCGCACGTATCTCCTTGCCGCTCTTGGGTGCTACCAGAAGCGCCACGCCGGCACCGACGGCGGCACCCGCGAGAAAGGACAGCAGTACGGCTCCTGTGCTGCTTCCATTGTCATTGTTTGCCATGTTGTTTCCCCTCCTTTCGCAGAAATTTGTCGATCATGAACTTGCCCGCCACCCTTGCACCGGTGAGCCAGAGCGATGAACTGGCCAATACCCCCGCAACCGACCCGGCCACGTTGTTGATGGTGTGCAGGCTCCTGCCCGTATCTCCCAGCGCCGCCATGAAGGTCGTCACATCCTCACGGTTGGCGGCAGTCTCCTCGACGATCAGCTTTGTACCGGCCAATGTTTCGCGCAGTTCGCGCAGGACCGGCTGCAGGTCGGCTTCGATCCGCGCCAGCGTCTCGCGCGACGCCATCGCGGTCTTTCTAATCTCGATGCAGGCCGGAATCATCACCCCGGCCAGAACCACCAGTGTCACAGCCATAACGACCACGGCGATCCCTGCGATATCCATGTACTCTCCCCCTTCTGCAGCTCTCAGTCTCAGTAAGTATAAAGCAGTGTCGATTTTTTGCAACCTGTCGATGCGCGCCGGATCACCATTCCTCGATCTCCATGGCCGTTACTGCCACGTCGGGCCGCTCATCGACGAGCCATACCTCCAGCTGCTCCAGGAGTTGACGGGCATACAGCCGGTTCGGACTGACCGTGACAAAGCCGAGCACCGCGCTCGTCGGGTCTTCCTGGCGATCCACCTCGGCAGCGGCAACATTGAAGCGATTGCGGGCACGCGCCAGGATGCTTTTGACGATTCCACGCTTCCCCTTGAGCGAATGGCTGGGGAGTTCCAGGAAACATTGGGCGGCATAAATGTGCATGAAACGAGCATGCTCCGAGCTTTTTCAGGGATTGTACCCGCCAGGCGGGAAAGATCAAGGGGATACGGTTGACATTCACAGACTCCCCTCTATAATAGCGGCATGAGCTGTACCACCACTTCTTCCCGCAGGTGATTCTATGAATATTCTCATTAACCTGAGCAGCCTGGTTCTCGGCAGCTCACTCGCCGAGATGCTCACACGCAACCCAGACGGTTTCACAACCTTCGTCACCCTTGATGCCGAATCGGTAACCGACTTCAATCCCGGCCTGGTTCTGGTCGACGCCTCCACCCTCAAGGCAGAGCTGTTCACCCACTGGCCCGAGGCCAAGGTCATCCTGATGGACACGGGGCTGGCGGAAAACGAGATCATCAGCATTCTCCTTTCCCACAAGCTGGATGGCGTCATTGCCACGGACACCGACATTCCGCTCTTCTTCAAGGCGCTCTCCGTCATTCACGACGGCCAGGTCTGGATCGACAACAGCAAGCTGAAGGCGCTGCTCAACTACGCCGAATCGGCAGCCCGTGCCAAGAACATCGAAAAAATCAGCCGGAAGGAACAGGAGATCATCATCCTGGTCTCCCAGGGATTCAAGAACAAGGAGATCGCAGAGAAGCTGCACATCAGCGAGCAGACCGTCAAGGCTCACATCAGCCACATCTTCCGCAAGGTCAAGGTTACCAACCGTTCCCAGCTGGTCCCCCTGGCGATGAAATTCCGCCTTCCCCCCATGACCTGATCCGGTACCGTACAATCCATCCCGACCGATTCGTTGCCACAGTACCTTAAAGCCCGTTCCGTTCAACGGGGAGGGCGAATCACGATGACGCCGTTTGCCAGACGGCCTTCCAGCCAGCGGCGCAGGTACAGCTTGAGGAATGAGCGGCCGGCGGGGATCAGAAAGACCAGGCCGAGGAAATCGGTGAGAAAGCCGGGGGTGAGGAGCATGAGCCCCCCGACCAGGATCAGCAGGCCATCAAGGAGTTCGGCAGCCGGCAGGCGACCGGAGGCCAGCTCTCCCTGGATGCGGCGCAGGATGCCGAACCCCTGGTGGCGCACCAGCCAGGCGCCGCAGAAACTGACTGCCAGCAGAATGGCAACCGTCTCCCACGCACCGATCAGTTTCCCCACCTTGATCAAAAGATAGAGTTCCACCGGCACAACGGCAAAGACGAGAAAGAGCCTGGCTAGCATGGGCGGGCGCTCCGTTCCGGCTACAACGGCATTGGGGCACAGACGTTTGCCGGGTTGTTCACTTCAGTGCCGCAGGTGAAGCAGACATGGGTCGGGTTGACGGTCAGGCGGGCAATCTCGTCGGCAAGCCCCAAGCTGCGCAGGACACAGATGTGCCCCTGATGGCCCTTTTCATTGGTGCATTTCTTCTCTTCGGACATACAAACCTCCCTGTTCGATTGGATCTGATTCCTTCCGGTCCCCTCACAACCTTTTCGCCCTTATTTCTTCAGGTCGATGCCGTAACTCTTGATCTTCCGGTGCAGGTTGCTCCGCTCCAGCTCGATGGATTCGGCAGTCCTGCTGATGTTCCAGCCGAAATCCTCAAGTTTCTGGAGGATGAATTCCCGCTCGAACTCCTCCCGAGCCTCGCGCAGGGAGGTCAAACCCATCATGCCGTCGATGCGCGTGACTGCATCGACACGATGGGTATCGCCGCGCAGGTAATCGGGGAGCTGATCGGTACTGATGGTTCTCCCCGGAGTCATGATCACCAGCCGCTCCATGATGTTCTTGAGTTCCCTTACGTTGCCGGGCCAGTCGTACTGCTGCAGCAGTTCAACCGCTTCGGGAACGAGCTGTTTTCGCTCCCGTCCCTCCTTGCGGCAGAACCGCTCCAGGAAATATTCAACAAGCTGCGGCACATCCTCCTTCCGCTCGCGCAGGGGAGGAACCTGGAAGGGGACCACGTTGAGCCGGTAATAGAGGTCATCGCGGAAGGTGCCGTTCTTGATCTCCTCCTCCAGCACCTTGTTGGTGGCAGCCACGACACGAACATCCACCTCGATGGTCCGCGTCCCCCCGACCCGCTCGAACTTCCGCTCCTGCAGGATCCGAAGCACCTTGGCCTGGGTCTTGAGCGACATGTCGCCAATCTCGTCCAGAAAGATGGTGCCGCCGTCAGCCAGGTCGAACTTCCCCTTCTTCTGGGCCACGGCACCGGTAAAGGCGCCGCGCTCGTGGCCGAACAGTTCGGACTCGATCAGTTCGT encodes the following:
- a CDS encoding response regulator produces the protein MAQTILIVDDEESIRTSLVGILEDEGYRTLLAVDGVEALESVQRDLPDLVLLDIWMPRLDGLETLQKLKEIHPSLTVVMMSGHGTIETAVRSTKLGAYDFVEKPLSLEKLLLTIQNALGMQRLREENETLRDAVLQGHEMVGASPALNTLRDQIRLVAPTTASVLITGENGTGKELVARSIHHFSNRQSKPFVEINCAAIPDELIESELFGHERGAFTGAVAQKKGKFDLADGGTIFLDEIGDMSLKTQAKVLRILQERKFERVGGTRTIEVDVRVVAATNKVLEEEIKNGTFRDDLYYRLNVVPFQVPPLRERKEDVPQLVEYFLERFCRKEGRERKQLVPEAVELLQQYDWPGNVRELKNIMERLVIMTPGRTISTDQLPDYLRGDTHRVDAVTRIDGMMGLTSLREAREEFEREFILQKLEDFGWNISRTAESIELERSNLHRKIKSYGIDLKK